In Palaemon carinicauda isolate YSFRI2023 chromosome 38, ASM3689809v2, whole genome shotgun sequence, a single window of DNA contains:
- the LOC137630702 gene encoding SPRY domain-containing SOCS box protein 3-like, whose translation MTHDENSKEGTHAVQNKIPSEYREVPHPPLRHGCNAWWRWSQHHKSHEVRLYARTALFHPNWSHGTAAVRGTQEINGGLHYWEVHVSQRLFGTAVMFGVCTPSARLHADTFVSLIGEDEFGWGLSHKGLLWHNGVWRKYTDPFRENRATTIGVLFDGERGVLGFFKDSCWLGVAFTGLDAVTEPLYPVIASTAAKTELSLGATRRGWLGLQDRARHALISALSQPHLLYTLPLPTALCHYLEDDLPPSQANGRSPLLSLTNQPAVAS comes from the coding sequence ATGACCCATGACGAGAATTCCAAAGAGGGGACGCATGCAGTACAGAACAAGATCCCCAGCGAGTACCGGGAGGTCCCCCACCCACCACTAAGACATGGCTGCAACGCTTGGTGGCGCTGGAGCCAACACCACAAGAGCCATGAGGTGCGCCTTTACGCGAGAACGGCCCTATTCCATCCCAATTGGTCTCATGGCACAGCAGCTGTAAGAGGGACGCAAGAAATAAATGGAGGCCTCCACTATTGGGAAGTGCACGTGTCACAACGCTTATTCGGCACGGCTGTCATGTTTGGTGTGTGCACTCCCTCGGCCAGACTGCACGCCGACACTTTCGTGAGTTTGATAGGTGAAGATGAATTCGGCTGGGGGCTTTCTCATAAGGGTTTGCTGTGGCACAACGGTGTGTGGAGGAAATACACGGACCCCTTCAGAGAAAATCGAGCCACGACTATCGGGGTTCTCTTTGACGGGGAACGGGGAGTGCTTGGTTTCTTTAAAGACTCGTGTTGGTTAGGCGTCGCCTTTACAGGGCTGGACGCGGTGACTGAACCTCTGTACCCTGTCATAGCTTCGACGGCTGCGAAGACCGAACTGAGCTTGGGTGCTACGAGGAGAGGGTGGTTGGGTTTGCAAGACAGGGCGCGTCACGCCCTTATCTCGGCTCTGTCACAGCCCCATCTGCTATATACCCTGCCATTGCCAACCGCCCTTTGCCATTACCTTGAGGATGACCTTCCGCCGTCACAGGCCAATGGGCGCAGTCCATTATTGTCGTTAACCAATCAACCTGCAGTAGCCTCCTGA